The DNA segment TTGGGTAAAATTTTCCCAGATAAAAAGATAAGCGGTGTAATTTTTTATATTTTAAGAGATAGAATTTCATCAATTGATATTTAAACCTTACTTAAATTTAGCTATATATAAGTTTTATTTTTATACAATCACGTTTTAATTTATTTGGCAAAGGCAGAAAATGACAAAGATAACAAAGCCAAACGAAGTTAAGCGTGACTGGATAGTGCTAGACGCTACTGGTAAGCGTTTTGGTAGATTACTTACCGAAGTTGCAACTCTACTTCGTGGCAAACACAAACCAAACTATACTCCAAACGTAGATTGTGGCGATTATGTTATTATTATAAACGCTTCAAAGGCTGAATTTACAGGTGCAAACAAAGCAGAACAAAAGCTTTATCATCGCCACTCTGGC comes from the Campylobacter mucosalis genome and includes:
- the rplM gene encoding 50S ribosomal protein L13, which codes for MTKITKPNEVKRDWIVLDATGKRFGRLLTEVATLLRGKHKPNYTPNVDCGDYVIIINASKAEFTGANKAEQKLYHRHSGYFGSVKSEKFGDLLVSNPVKLYKLAVRGMLPKTKLGKEMIKKLKVYAGSEHPHTAQIAKEGK